The DNA segment TCGACCCCACTTCGCTCAACGTCCGTCTGATCAAGGGCAAAGATGATCGCGACGTCATCCAGATGCGAGTCGACATGGGCATCCTCCAGCTGGAAACGACCGGCCGGCCGGACGGCGAATTGATCGAGTCCAGCGAAACGTATTTGCAGCACCTGCAAATGAATCGCTTGGGAAACCCCGACGCGGAACTTTCCGAAAAAGACTGCAATGAAATCGATCGCGAATTCATGCAGTTCTATCACCGCCGAATCTGCTGGCTGCGGCTGCAGTTTTACCACCGCGCCGTGATGGACGCTGATCACACGTTGCGATTGATGGATTTGTGCGACGAAATGTCTGACGATCCCGAGTGGATCTCATCGCACGAGCAATATCGCCCGTTTGTGCTGTTTCATCGCACTCAAGCGGAGGCTCTCGGCGAACTGGAAGAAAACACTCCCGAGGAAGCCATCCAGGCGATCAATCGTGGGCTGGACACGCTGCGTGAATTTTTTATCAAACACGAGGCCGAAGAGCACTTCGACGAAGACGAATTGATCGTGCGATTGGTTGACCTTCGCGAATCGCTTCGCAACGAGTACTCGGTCGGACAAACGTTGCGGGAACGCTTGGACGCGGCTGTTCAAGAAGAGAAATACGAGTTGGCAGCTCAATTGCGTGACGAGCTGACTCGTCGCGAAACCCACTGATTCGCACGAGCCTGCCATGCCGCTGATCGCACCCGCGCCCCTGGGATCGTCCACTTGGTTGTTGCAACTGCGGACGTTCGCGATTGTTGGCCAGCTGATCACGATTCTCTTTGCGGGGTTGCTCACACCGACGTTGCTTCCCATCAGTGCCCTGCTGGTATTGGTGATCTTCACTGCCATCACCAACGGTGCCTACGGTTGGTGGCTGTCCCGAGCGGAACGCAATCGCGGGAAATCGCCCACGGAATCCGCAACGGATCAGGCTTTGTCAGCGGCTGGGGCGGAAGCCGAGGCAGAGATGTTTTCGCAAAGCATGGACGGCCACGCCAATGTGCTCAGTGAGTTCA comes from the Rhodopirellula islandica genome and includes:
- a CDS encoding UvrB/UvrC motif-containing protein — translated: MKRARHLDDLLRSWEFDPTSLNVRLIKGKDDRDVIQMRVDMGILQLETTGRPDGELIESSETYLQHLQMNRLGNPDAELSEKDCNEIDREFMQFYHRRICWLRLQFYHRAVMDADHTLRLMDLCDEMSDDPEWISSHEQYRPFVLFHRTQAEALGELEENTPEEAIQAINRGLDTLREFFIKHEAEEHFDEDELIVRLVDLRESLRNEYSVGQTLRERLDAAVQEEKYELAAQLRDELTRRETH